Genomic segment of Populus nigra chromosome 6, ddPopNigr1.1, whole genome shotgun sequence:
TCTATCCTGCAACCTAGACACTGTTCaatgttcaacccatatctcgagttttagaagtccaaatgacctcattcttattttgttggaaagctgagacaattttccAGAACTTTCATAAaaactatctgttcaaattctgatgttagcaataaTGTTTTCTGCACacaagaagataaagattgttATCAAATCAAGAGATGGTCatccactcaacaattagtcatcaaatcaatagttctgaattttgacctataaaaggaggtattttccatgcatttagacatcttagttttcagattaagatcatattcttgctttctttctttgtatttttgtaatgtttaaattttgctttcattaatctcttatttatacttttcatcataactatgttcttatctagtttatttatgtttctcttcttcattatgtttagctaagctTATTATGTTAAGgtaaaaaggtttcactaatggtgttaggatatgtataatataaactcaatatggacgtTCATGCTTACATCTAacaaagtttgctattaacatgtcttatcatttttatgttattaattcataataccttacttgttaaatggttaatctagatttgtgttgtataacacttggtataataaatgcttgatccttcatagccaactatatggtataatcgacacctgtgttatgaaaggaacttgatttgttgttaacataagttatgaaacttaattcccaACAACCAAGTTAACCTCTTAAAGTTGTTATCCGGATCATAGATTTcactaggtttaataacttttctaTTCTAAAACTCTAATTTTTACTTATATAATAAGTAAATAAACGCTCATAAAATTGAACaccaatcaaatatcaaaacattTGTTTGAGAGTTGAGaccatgataaataaaaaaaaacatattaaaaattagttCTAAAACAGCCAAATGTTTAAATATGCaattgagatgaaaaaattatcaataaaaaataacttttaggTTAGCACTACTCggtcttaaagaaaaaaaaactcaagcgtGCTAgcttgattcattttttttcttttttgtagagTGGATGACATGATActtcttcaaaattaaaaatagcagGCGAAACTTCATATGTTGTTTCCAGATTTCAATCATCATAGGTGGCTAGAATCTTGAGACCTAACTTCAAagggttaaaaatttatttcatttattttttcagctAAAAAGTCTAAAAACCACCCCCAAGGCACCTTAAAAAAGCCATTTCTAGTATTAAATTAGCTTTTAATTGGTTAACAAACAAAGAATTAACCCGAATCCAAATAAATAACGAGgcatgttctattttttttagcaagaaacaaaggaaaagaaCCTAAATGAAACTCATCTCGTCAAATGGAATCTATTTACACTAAGAGCAAATAGTTTTGCCGTTGAAAAGTGGTCGTTTGTCAACTTTTTATTACTTTCATCGTAATTCAATGACTCTTTTATCTCTCAAACTTAATGACTAAaatgtgagaaaaataaaatattagatagACCAACCGTTGCATGTTCAAACTAAATGGCTGAAAAAGGATTTTTTGACAAATttccaaaggtaaaaaaaacattaacacattttattttattttttaaaaaggcatcatattttttttcttagttcaaTTATAGTCATCTCTTTTTCTATCTTtctcaaacaataaaatcatatttttttctcttgaagtCGAGCACCAACTCAATACCgggatattttttaagaatgatATAACCATGTAagagtatattaaaacaaagtattaactCAAATTTCCAATAAACACAGCAttgaaagatcaaattaaaaaaaaattgacgatcaaagaaaagaagaagaaaaaaaagaagaaacaggaCTAGAGTTGACAtcatattatcttaaaaaattaaaggtctgttattatttttttattttaattttaatcctttattttttaaattcttaaaaacaacaaaattaaaattatttttataaaatcaggTGTCAACGATACTAGAATGTTTCCAAagattgtgataataattatcAACTCAAAATTCAAATGAGCACagcaataaaaatgaaatttgcaGAAAAAATTGACTGGctgagatagaaaaaaaaaacaaaaataattataataataaaaagtagaaCACGATGGGATTTCATATTCATAGTGTTTTGCTATCTATATTATAGTATTATAGTGTTTAATGATATCACttattccttaaaaaaaattaatgtgctATATGAATCATTAATTAACcgaatttattatttaactaaAAACCGAAGCTTTAAACTTTCCTTactagttaattaatatttttttaatatttttaaattattttaatatgttaatattaaaaataatttttttaaaataaaataaatattattttaatatatttttaaataaaaaatactttataaaataaccaaaatacacacttaatgatatattttaaaaagtttaacatatttaaaaaataaatggtaaaaCAAGGCAAACAGAAACGGTACGCACCAGACAAAGCAAAAGTCAAGTGTCAAAAAAAGAGAACCCAGTCTTCACGGTTTCTTTTACcatctgtctctctctctcgaagGGTCTGTTTTGTTATGGAGCTTCTTGAGGCAGAAGACCTTGGGCGCGTAGACGCGTCATTACCAGCCCACGCCCTCTTGCATCTCCTTCTATTATGCGCGTGAACACTCTTTTATGCGCGTGAACAATAATACCCGACCAGTCCATTCTTATGATCCTTCTCTTGCGTTTCTGCTCTCTTACCATGATGCCTCCTTTTTctgggaaaaataaaaataaaaatcttagtgCAGAACATCACTAGTTAGGAGGAGGGAATAGGATAGATGTGCTAGGTGGTGAGGCAATAGCTACCTGTAACTAACGGGCATATCCCTCAAAGACTTCCCGATAAAGACAGCTCGTCTCTTGAGACTCCTGTGTCTGCCCATCTCGAGAGagtgtttgatattattgtaatttttatgattgtaatgtaaaaaaaacaatttaataaaaagtattttttatgagattgatttaaaaaaaatttagtgtttaattaaaattatggttgaagttgtggttaaaaaaaaacagttttttgtgtttggttaaaacacTATAGTTGAAATTGTAGTTGAAAAAAAGCagttttatgtttgataaaactgtggttaaaaaaaaacactttcttgtttttggttaatatgctttatattttatatttgatttgaattaattaaaaggacatatataaacacatatatataattcctaAACATAGCTGTTTTGTAATTATGATtacataacaaaatgaaaaatcctTATACATTAATGTACTcctttattgtttcattaaactatttgcAATTTCATCGCATACAAAATCCACACGTGAAGGCCTCCGTGAGCCTTGAACGGCCAAAGCCTGAACAATATCAGGTAAAAAGTCATCTGGAATTAAATTGGGGTTGCGATCATACTCAGAAAAAACTGCATCATCTTGTGAACTCCTTCTAATATAGTTATACAATGCCATTGATGCAACTACAATCTCAACTTGTGTCTTGTATGGATAAGCAGgcatgttttgcaaaattttccACTTTTGTTTCCATACCCCAAAATAATGTTCGATCACGTTACGTAGTGACGAGTGTGCACGATTAAACACTTCTTTCTGACCACTTGGTTGTCCACGACGCCTAAATTCTTGGAAGTGATACCTCTCGCCATTGTAGGGACCCAAATACCCATACTCGTTTGGATATCCAGCATCAACCAAATAGTATTTTTCTGCAAAAAATAACATggtaattttaaacaaaactggaaaaaaattatattccttCAATTACCAAATCTTCAATTTAGTCAAAATCACAACCTTCCGGAGGTTTTGGAAATTTGATATTACTATTGTTAATAGCCTCAAGAAAAATACGCTTATCATGTGCACTGTCTTCCCATCCTGCCCACACGAACATGAATTGCATGTTGAAACTACAAGCAGCCATGACATTTTATGTTGGTACaccttttcttccaataaatggAATTTGATTTGCAGATGGTATGCAGGCACGAACATGTGTTCCATCAATTGCACCGACACAATTCTACATGCcacaaaaacatttataatactCATAAACATTCATAACATATTTCATACTCCTCTGAACAACTTAATTAAActacttaattataaaaaaaatttcatcttaCATTGAAATGTGGCATAAATCTTGGATTCATAGCAATTTCTCTTGGTGTGCTCGTAAATTATGGATCTACTGGTTTTATGACTTCCACAGCAAACAAACGTAATGATTTAAGCACTTCTTTAAAACATCTACTAATAGTTTCACCTGAATGCTGGAATCTTTCATGCACTTGTCTATTTGACCCCCCAACTGCTATTGTAAATAGAAACATTGCCACCTTTTCAATAACACTCATTCTTCTTGACGGTTTTAAGCCATGTTGCGTTTCTAATTCGGTGCACAAACTCAACAAAGTGGTTGCCTCCATCCTGAACATGTTAACACTTCGTTTCCAATGACCTCTTAAAACCTTCGACAACTAACGCATCCCTGTGTTATAGGAAACCATACATGGTTCTTTATACATATGATTAATATAATACATGTTTATAGCTCCAGCtgtgcatataattaattttttcctatcaaaatgCCTCCTTATAATAAATGCATCGTCACCATCACTGTCATCGTCAACgtcgtcgtcatcatcatcatcgtcattACTGTCGTCGGAGTCGTTTCCATTACTATCATCTCTGGCACCATCAACTGAAGCACCACTACCTTCAtaactaggataattaatttggtCTACAATGCGGTTcattaaattatcataattacCATCAAAATCTTCATTAAATATGTCATTATATCGTGGATCATCCATAACTTCAATTACatgtaaacaagaaaaaaatatatatgttgttaataaaaaactttaaataattaaatatcattcaataaaaaaactatcaaagagTTGGTGCAATATAAGTTTTTTCCATACCTGTAAAGCCAACAAAAAAAGAGTATTCTACTTGCTTGTATAAAATACAATTGAGAGGTCTGAGAATTGTTATGAAGAAAGCTAGTTCAGTGAAAAATATGATGCAAACATTcctctttatatagaaaaatttcAATGCTCTTTACGTCTATTTTACAATTTTTGAGCTTTCAACATAAGTACATTCACATGTATGTATATGCTGTAAAAGTAGCATATAATGTTACTTTTACAGCTCATATATGTACACCATCCTGACATGTAGTCTTTCAAACCAGagttaaaaggaataaaaacagagttaaaagttaaaaaccaGCAGCAAGACCAAGCTtttagaaaaggaagaaacacCGACAACATTAGTCCCATTAGACCTCACGgcagcaaagaaaaaaacagcaacAGTAAATTGCAAAAGGGGTTTCTTTTCAGGCATCACAAGCTCACAGTAGCTACCTAATGGAAACAAATACAGCCAAGGAAAGAATCACCAGCAACATGTCAATCTCACAATAGCTAACCAATGGAAAAAATTACAGCTAAGGAAAGAAACACAGCAGCATGTATTATTAGTCCCATCAGACCTCACGgcagcaaagaaaaaaacagcaacAGTAAACTACAAAGGGGTTTCTTTTCAAACATCACAAGCTCACAGTAGCTACCTAATGGAAACAAATACAGCCAAGGAAAGAATCACCAGCAGCATGTCAATCTCACAGTAGCTAACCAATGGAAAAAATTACAGCTAAGAAAAGAAACACTAGCAGCATGTATTATTATTCCCATCAGACCTCACagcagcaaagaaaaaaatacagggAACAAAACAGTTAAGGTAAATTAACAACCAATTCCATTAAAGGGTCAACCATTTAACATTGTAATTCGTAGATAAAATACAACATTACAACCAACAATTTCTCATACAAGTCTGTTAACTTCCGAAAAGcagtttaataaatataacagTACATAAATTACCGCAAACGGATATGCTCATATGTCTTAACATGAAATGTGGAATAATACAATGTCTCAGACAAACTTCGATAAATGGAAACTACTCTTTTAAAAACCAGCATCCCATTACTCTGcaacaacaaaataaacatgtataaatatCATAAGCACTTGAACATAGTTAATTGATTAACTGTTAAGAAACTTAAATCATACCATGTCAGCTAAGCACGTTTAGTTCGTGCATACATTCGTTGCAACCATCTCAATTTCTATTGCTTATAACCCATACTGGcccatatttctttttttcttcttaaattaaGATACTCCATAACGAAGTCATGAAACTCATCTTCAATTGAAACTTCAGGAATTGAGTGCAGCTCAGCCATCACCTAGCGAATACTACAACCTTCACGATCCATATTCAAAGCAGTCAAATCACTCTTGGTCGACATACTCTCAAGTAGATGATTGCACCTTGACAGCAGCTGAACACCAATTCcagttgttttcttctttccacCTCGCACATCATAATGatcttgttcttttcttttgccaccACTTTTTGTGTTGTTGCTGCTAAACATATTTATCCCTCCAACCATTCGAGCCATGTCAGTCTGGAAATCTAGAATCACATCTTCCTCCGAACCATCGCTGCCCTCATCCAAACCATCATACCCAATGTTGGCATTGCTTGTACCAGGATCGACATCACTACCAGCAGGTACACTTGATGAAAGAGCCCATGCATACGCTCCAGTTGCGACAATATTGGAATACATTCAGTCAAATTTATTCTTCAAAAATGGCTCAATACCAACATGTCTGAATTTTTTGGCTCCTCTAATTtcctgcatataaattaaatcaagtaatGAAGGATCAGACTACTAAAATTTTAGGGTTGGAATTTGATAACAATAAAAGGAATTGTTGGGATGACAAGGAATGTAcctgaattttttgtttccaCCACTCATCACTAGCTGCAATTATGCCTAACTCACTATTCCAGCCAACACCAGTTTCAGAAACCAGCTTATTCTATATCCTTCAATCCTTTTTGCATCCatcccatttgtttttcaactgtGTTTTAGTGAATGCATGGCCAGTTTGTTCTTTGAATAATGTTATAAGAAATTTTCACCCTGTTTTATTGAAATGAGTATTAGGTCTCATTCCCATATCAATTGCCTTAATGCATATATCACAAAATATATGCAACATTTCCTTTTTCCAAGCAGCCTTATCAAAAGATTCAAGACCTTCCATGATATCTTTTAACACATTTAACAAAAGTTTGAAATCAATAAATGATATGAATTACATTGTGGCACATACATAAACCGTGGACTTAAACAgtaataaaacaaaagatgTGTGGTTAGCAACAAACATTAACCATGCATGTATTTAAATGAGAATGTTCatgttaatttgtaatgaaaacTAATTGAAACCCATTAATTTCAACTGTTCAGAAAAGTCAGCTTCAGCCATGAGATAATTTTGAATTATCAAGCAACACTTCATTGCTATCATGTTGTTTGGAAgctaaaaaaagaggaaaaaaaaacaaatagaacaGAATCTATTTCTACATTCAAAGAAGCCCAGCTTTCTTTCACAGCatgcaaacacaaaaaaagaaaactcaaaattctGACTTTGACTGCACAAGTAGAAATAAAAGTAATCCTACACGACATGCTAACTGGGCACTTATTACGATTACAATAAACATACGCACAATAAAGGCATCAACGGTTGCTCAAACAGAAACAATATCAATGTGCATAGCAAACATATCAAACCAtgaagaacaacaaataaatgaaatttcaaagcatCACATTGTTTCCAGTAAGCAAATAATCTAGtagacataaaaaaacaaaaccagaacAAAGAACAGCATACAAGCAGCATATGGAAGCAATTAAActcttttaaattcaaaacaaatgatGAAAGCACAGTAAACAGAAGACAATCAGCAACAGCTATGGAAATTGTCAATTGCAGAACACATAGTAATTGATCATGCAAGTACACAGACATGCAATTTTTCATCTaaacaattgaaaatgaagatgGAGATAAGGCAGGAACTTACCTCAGTCTATCTCTTTAAGAGTCCAAACCAGCACGGTTCTGTAACTTTGTCCTGCAAACAGATACAATGGAGACCCAGaagataaaatagattttaagtTACAATTACTACAAAATTAACATGGGTAACACAGTACACAGAAGCATCACAAAAATACAGGTtttcaagtagaaaaaaattaaaaacacatgcAAAGCAGAGGACAAGCAGAAGAAGCAATGAAATTTgctataaattcaaaaaaatttgataaaggCATAGTAAATAGAACACAAGCAGCAGCAACAATGAAATTTGTggatcaattcaacaattaacACGATGCTGAACTAACCTCAGTCTCTGTCTTTGTTctgcaaaaacaacaacaatagagACCCAtagaaattagattttgagCAACATGTGAAACAAAATTTACAAGGGAAACGCACGGTACTTACTGGTATCTCAATCGTGGACCTTTCCCAGCATAAATCTCTTAGGGGTTTTCTGCAATTGTAACAATAGAGGGACAGATCAGTGAAGGTTTGTGTTTTCGATCTTCGTTTGGAAAGAATGGACAGAGGGGAAGAAGCTTGCTCCGGCGTTGGTGGTTTTAGGGCAAAATAGAAATGGGGTTGTAGcaagagaagagagaggagaACAGTTTAGAAAAGGAAATTAGGGTTTTAGTTCATCAATTATACATTGATCTGCAAccgaaacaagaaaaaaaattgtgaggTTGTGAGGACCGTAATTGACAGTGGTTACTGGGAAAGTTTCGGTGGTGAGAGAGAGGTGAAACGCATGAAGGAACAGTTTAGGGAAATGTTGAAACTGGGCGTTATTGATCTACAACAACCTTCCACCATcaatttgttgggtttttttgtgACCGTTGGGAAATTGAAAGAGGGACAAGGACAGTTGGGAAAGTAATTGTAAAATTATCGGTgatgagagagaggagaaacgCATGAAAAGCAATGTGTaattgcttttcattttttacaatTGAACCGCAGTTTTAACTGGGACCCACATAAAAACAAACTGTGGTTCGTGGTTAACCAAATATGTGtgacactgtttttttttaaccacaaCCGCACCAGCATATCCAAACACCATCCTCATCTCAAACTGTTTGGTGGAAGCCCATTCCTGACAACCGAGTAAAATGTTCATTAtcctatattattattataaacttatatatatatatatatatatatatatataatcatctaAGGTGTCTAGGTGAGTTTCTCGCACCACAATTAATTATCGAGCCTATTAAACATTTTGTAAATctagtaaatatataaaatattacgAGAATGACAAGCACGcatagaaaaaatcaaacctgAATACAGTGAAAGAaaccatcattattattattattattattaaacttcaaATTTGACAAGGTGTTCATTGACCTTCTAACTCGATTTTTTTAGCTAATttagttataaaattaaacgTGTAGGAGTAGGAGAGTTGTGATATGGTGAATTTAAAGTTAGCCCgagcaaacaaaataaagaacagGGGAAGGATCTGCAGCCATAGTAATGTTATAGCCATGTTATTTAGGACATGTTCTTCCATGAATTTGACTAATTGTGACATAATTACtatgaaaacatataaataaaaaatgagaactCACAAGTTTCAACGAGGAAGACCTTCACAGTTGAAGGGACCCAAAGACACATGCATATATGGGAACCTTCATAGATTATTAACGAGGTCCAAAGTAAGAAACCGCACCCTCATTTCTGCAATCGTCACCTTAATTGCACCCTAAGAAAgaaaagtactttttttttagctatagTAACCGTAGTTATAGTTAGGTCAAGAAAGACCAAAACACAATCATActttttgatcaaattaattactatataataatcaaagaaattacctttctaaatttctcttcaCCTTCATCTCTGACCAGCTAGCTGCTGTGCCATTTCCAACACAGAGACAAAAACCCTTCCTTGTATCTTCCTTCCATATTACTTGTTTATTAATCCTTGAGCTATTAATCTGTTATCAAGGTTTCTGTAACAAGCAGCAGGACGTTCTTGTCTCTGGCTAATTAAGAGGATAGGGCTTATAATTAAGGACTGCAGTTTCGATTGTTGATGGAgttttttaccaaaacaaaGGCAGTTAAGCTCCGGAGCCACCTTGAAAAGTACTTGATCGCAGACGAAGACCTAGAAACTGCTCGTCAAACACGACACGGCTCGTCACGCAAAGCAGCCATATGGTTCGTGGAGTTAGTCGATGAAAAAAGCCATGTTATTCGTCTCAAAAGCTGCTATGGCAGATACCTCACAGCCTCTGACATGCCCTTTTTATTAGGCATGACAGGGAAGAAAGTGATCCAGACAGAGCTGtctgaaaataattttgacaACTGGAAGCTGGAGTGGGAGCCTATAAGAGACGGGTTTCAGGTTAAACTTAAGAGCTGGTGTGGCAAGTTCTTGCGAGCTAACGGAGGGACACCGCCGTGGAGAAACTCGGTGACTCACGATGAGCCACACACTGGTTCGACGAGAAAATGGATTCTTTGGGATATTGAGGCGGTACAAGAGATTGGAAATGATTCCTTGAAGGATTACTTGTCGTCTATGTCGAGCTTTTCTACAGTGTCCGATGATGTTCTTGACGCTATTTCGGATGATTATAAGGGATCGGAAGCCGGGTCTCCGATATCGGTTGTGTCGTCCGGGAGGACTCCGAGATTGACCCTAGTAAAGTCAATGTCTCCAAGATTGTCTTTGTTCTCAACTAAGGTAcgttcttcttttctttaaactcggtaaattaaatttggtgttaattatctt
This window contains:
- the LOC133696157 gene encoding uncharacterized protein LOC133696157, whose protein sequence is MYSNIVATGAYAWALSSSVPAGSDVDPGTSNANIGYDGLDEGSDGSEEDVILDFQTDMARMVGGINMFSSNNTKSGGKRKEQDHYDVRGGKKKTTGIGVQLLSRCNHLLESMSTKSDLTALNMDREGCSIR